The genomic segment CTTGATCGAGTACCCGCCGGTATCGAACGTGATGCACTTGCCGACCAGCCCGATCGAGCGGATCCCCTTCTTGGCGCCCTTCGGCTTATAGGTCAGATGGATCATGCATGGCGGACTCGCGCTCCCTTTCCCAACGGTGAGGATCGCCTCGGCGCCCATTTTGGCCAACTCTTTCGGCCCAAACACCTCACAGCCAAGATCGGCCTTCTTGGCCACTTCCTTGGCAATCTCGCCCACTCGGGCGGGGGTGAGCACATGACCCGGCTCATGGGTAAGGCTGCGGGCGAAGTTGACCGCATCGGCCAACGCAGCCCCGCGGGTCAGCGCGGTCTTGACCGTGTCCTCGTCCAGTTGGCGATCGACGAAGGTCAGCGAATCGACCTCGTTCGAAGGCGATTCATTCTTGACCGTGCCGTTGTAGGTCTGAAAACGGTAGCTTCCGAGCAGCGCCCCTTGCACCGCGCCTTCCAGCGTGGCCCCCGAGCTTCCCTCCGGCAATGCAGAAACGACCTTCTTCGCGCCAGCGTCGCGCGCGGCGGTGACTGCCGCGCCCCACGCCTGGCGAAGCGACTCCGCATCGAGCGTTTCGCTGGCGCCGATCCCGGCAAGCACCACGCGGCGCGCCTTCATGCGGCCAACCGTCGGAATGACCAGTTGGCTG from the Thermomicrobiales bacterium genome contains:
- a CDS encoding M17 family peptidase N-terminal domain-containing protein: MEQDNAMTFTLSYDSGNPLKVEADALILPIRTDASGELIFAGATAEANSSLKGELRQLAADARFKGKPGSQLVIPTVGRMKARRVVLAGIGASETLDAESLRQAWGAAVTAARDAGAKKVVSALPEGSSGATLEGAVQGALLGSYRFQTYNGTVKNESPSNEVDSLTFVDRQLDEDTVKTALTRGAALADAVNFARSLTHEPGHVLTPARVGEIAKEVAKKADLGCEVFGPKELAKMGAEAILTVGKGSASPPCMIHLTYKPKGAKKGIRSIGLVGKCITFDTGGYSIK